The Nitrospira sp. SG-bin1 genome includes the window AAATACCGGTTCCACGGGTTCTGAAGAGGGCATCCATTTCATCAAAAAACACGATCACAGGATGGCCATCCTCGGCCCGCTCCTTGGCTTTCTTGAACACCTCGCGCACCTGACGCTCCGACTCCCCGACGTATTTATTGAGCAATTCTGGGCCTTTCACGTGAAGAAAGTAACTTCGGATCTCCTTTCCGGTTCGATGGCCCAACTTCTTGGCGATCGAATTGGCGACGGCTTTCGCGATCAACGTTTTCCCACATCCGGGGGGACCGTAGAGCAACACCCCTTTCGGTGCGCTGAGCTTATACTGGGAAAACACGTGCGGATGCAGGAACGGCAGTTCGACGGCATCGCGCACTTGCTCCAATTCTTTCTGGAGCCCTCCGATGTGCTCATAGTCGACATCCGGAACCTCTTCCAGCACAAGCTCTTCCGCTTCGGATTTCGGCAACTTCTCGATGACATAGCCGGAACGGGGGTCATACAACAGATGGTCCCCTACACTCAGACGTTCTGCCAGCAGCGGATCGCCGAGCTCGGCCACTTTCTCCTCATCGAAATGGAGCGTGACCAACGCCCGTCCCCCTTCCAGTACGTCTTTGAGTCGGACGACCTCTCCCTGATGATCGAAGTCCTTCACTTCGATCACGTTGAGAGCCTCATTCAAAACGACTTCCTGCCCCTTTCGCAACGCATCGCGCTTGATCGCGGGATGAAGGCTGACCTTCATTTTTCGTCCCGACACATAGACATTTCCCGTACCGTCCGCATTCATGCTGGAAAAAATGGCATAGGCCGACGGCGGCGCGGTCAATTTTTCCACCTCAGTACGCAGCGCTTCGATCTGTGCCTTCGCCTCTTGCAGCGTGGCCACGAGTTTTTCATTCTGCTTGTTGGCTTGATCGAGTTGATGTCGCGATTGATAGAGTCGACGGATCTCTTCTTCCATCGACTGAATCTGCACACGGAGTTTGTCAACCTCACGTGCGTGCTCGTCGTTTTTGTGAATCATCTCCCCATTCCCCTCAGACAGCCGCTTCGTAATCTTCTTGACAGAATCTCGGAGGGACCGGAGTCGATTTGGCTGGCCCTTGCTTTCCGCCATATCGGGACAACGCGAACAACTCGCAACACCAAGCCGCAGCGTGAAAACAGGTCGTGATCGGATTCTAACATCCGTCCTGGGGGTGGTCAACTCCAACAGGTGATCGCGCGCGGGACACATTCCCGCCACCTGGAAGCGATTCACGTTTCCAGCGCATCTCGGAACTCGCGCACCGCGACACCGACATCCTCTCGAGTCAATACGGCACCGATCACGGCAACTCCATGTGCGCCGGCTCGGCGAACCTCGCACACCCGTTCACTCGTCATCCCTCCGATGGCGAAGATCGGGATTGACGATCGGCGACAGACGTCGGCAAGAAGCTCCAACCCGAGCGGGGGTCCGAACGAACGTTTCGACGGTGTCTCGAAAATCGGACCAAAGACGACGTAATCGGCACCACCCTGACCCGCACGTTGTACCTCCTCAACCGAATGTGTGGAAACTCCAATCAACCGATCTGATCCAATCACTCGACGTACTGGGGAGGGAGGGAGACTATCAGATCGAAGGTGCACCCCATTCAAGTTCAACGCCATCATCAGGTCGACACGATCATTGAGGATCAGAGCCGCTCCGTGCGGCGCCGCGATCGATCGAATTTCCAGCGCCAGTGAAAGCAATTCGCGCGTCGATAGATCCCGTTCCCGCAGTTGGACGGCGGGCAACCCGGCGCTGACCGCCTGAAGGATTAGAGAGGGGAGGGACTGGTGGCCTATTTGAGTCCTGTCGGTGACGAGCAGCAGACGAAAATCTACCGGGGGCATTGGTAAGAGGTTGAGAGGGAAGGACTGGGCACCGGGCTCATCGATAACCGGTTAATCACGTTCAGTCGTTTTTTGTCGCTCATCGTACTGAGGACTCGGCACTCGACACTCAAAACGAATTTCAGAGCATGCCTTCGATCGGGCTGCTGGCGGTCGCGTAGAGTTTTCTGGGGATGCGGCCGGCCTTATAAGCCAGACGACCGGCATGGACGGCATACTTCATCGCTTCCGCCATTGCAAGAGGATGCTGCGCACCCGCAATGGCTGTATTCATCAGAACCGCGTCGGCTCCGTACTCCATGGCGAGAGCCGCGTCCGACGCCGTTCCGACACCGGCATCAACGATGATCGGTACCTTGACGGTTTCCATGATGATCTTCAAATTGTACGGATTCCGGATACCGAGCCCGGACCCGATGGGCGCCGCTAAAGGCATGACCGCCGGGCAGCCGATATCCACCAACCTCTTCGCGACGATGGGGTCGTCATTCGTATACGGCAGAACGATAAATCCTTCTTTAATGAGAATCTTGGCCGCTTCGATCAAGCCGGCTGTATCGGGGAACAGCGTTCTCTCGTCGCCGAGCACTTCCAACTTCACCAAATCAGACACACCGGCCGCACGAGCCAACCTCGAATAGCGTACCGCATCTTCCACGGTATAACATCCGGCCGTGTTGGGCAGAATCGTATATTTCTTCGGATCGATGTAATCGAGCAGATTGTCCTTCGATCGATCGGTGATGTTCACTCGACGAACCGCGACCGTCACGACATCAGCACCGGACGCTTCAATGGCTTTTTGGGTCTCCACAAAGTCTTTGTATTTTCCCGTTCCAACCCATAATCGGGACTTGAATTCACGTCCCGCGATCATCAACCGGTCATCCGTCATGGTGTCCTCTTAGCATGCTCCGCCGCCGATAAAACCCAGAATCTCGACCCGGTCTCCATTTTTGAGCTGACGTTGACCAAAGATCGCCCGATCGAGAATTTCGAGATTCAGCTCCACGGCCACCCGTTCGGCCCGAATGTCGAGGTCCGCCAATAGATCGGCAACCGTTGCACCACACCGCCACGTCCGTGCCTGGCCGTTCACATGGATTTCGATCGCGTCCTGCACGGCTTTCATCCTATGGGACCGGAATTCACCTTGTCAACAAAGCGGCCCTTGCTTGATTGGGGGCGGAAACTTCACAATAGATCCATTAAGATAGGCTCATCATGAGAGAAAACAATCAGCGACTGGCCGCTCTTTTCCAATCGATCGCCAATCTTTTGTCCTCCCAACGGGCGAACCCCTACCGAGTGCGGGCGTATCGACGGGCCGCGGAGGCCTTACTTGCTCTCGAAGAGGATGTCGCGGCAGTGGCGGAGCGCCAGGAGTTGGAGGAGATTGACGGGATCGGCACTGATCTGACCAAAAAAATCCACGAGTTTCTGGAAACCGGCACTCTCCGCGCTTACGAAGAGCTCCGGACCCCGCTTCCGCCGGGCGTCAGGAGTTGGGCTACCCTTCCAGGGCTCTCCGAGTCACTCGTAGCCTATCTGTACTTCCGACTCGGCATACAGACGCTCTCCGACCTCGATCAACTCATTCGCTCGCACCTGCTTCGTACCTTGCCTGGCTTCTCAGGATCGGAGGAGCACTTATTACAGGCAGTCCGTCAACAGATGCGCGATCACCAACCCTAAGAACTCTTGAGCTCCTTGAAGATTTTCCAGCTTTTCAGCAATTCGACCGCCTTCTGCAGCTGAACATCCTGTTCAAGCGAAAGTTCGCCCCCCGGTTCGCTCGGCAATGACGGCGGAGTCGTCCCGTTCTTCGGACCGGCTTCCTCGGGAGACTTTCCATTCGTCTGTGGCGGAGACTCCTTTCCGGTTGGTGCCTTAGCGGTTGTATCCTTTTCAGTCGGCTTCCCGTCTGGCGCTTTCGCCAGAACCGGGGCGGAGAGCTTCACCACGATATCGGGAGTAATTCCGGTCGACTGGATCGATCGACCTTTTGGCGTATAGTACTTTGCGGTGGTGAGGCGAAGCCCGGACCCATCGCCCAGGGCCAGGATCGTCTGCACCGATCCTTTCCCGAACGAGGTCGTCCCGACCACAACGGCCCGCCCCCAGTCTTGCAACGCTCCGGCCACGATTTCCGACGCACTTGCCGACCCTTCGTTGACAAGAATGATGACCGGAAGATCTTCCAGCTGATCCTTGGACTTCGCGAACCATTCGTCCTTTTTTCCTTCCCGGCTCTTCGTATACACGACCAGCTTCCCGCTGGGAAGAAATTGCTCGGAGACATCCACGGCTGCGGTCAGCAAGCCACCGGGATTGTTCCGCAGGTCTAGAATGGTTCCTTGGACCTTTTGTTCCCTGAACTGTTTAATCGCTTTAGACAGGTCCCGTCCGGTAGCTTCCTGAAACTGAGTCAAGCGGACATAGCCAAGATTGTCGATGATCTTCGACTTCACACTTTCGATCTTGATCGTGTCTCGGACCAGAGTGAAGACCAAGGGCTCCAGTGTCCCTTCCCGTTGAACGGTGAGGTTGACCTTACTGCCTTTCGGCCCTCGCATCTTTTGGACCGCATCCATCAACGTCAGATCTTTCGTGGGGTCATCGTTGACTTTAATGATGAAATCGCCTGCCTTGATCCCGGCCCGATGCGCCGGCGTGCCTTCGATCGGTGCGATCACCGCGAGCCGGTTGTCCTTCACGCCGATCTGAATGCCGACCCCGCCGAATTCTCCCCTGGTTTCGACCTGCATCTCTTTGTACATCTCCGGAGTCATGTAGGCGGAGTGTGGATCGAGCGTCGACAGCATCCCGCGAATGGCGCCTTGAATAAGGTCCTTCGGCTTCGTCTCGTCGACATAGTGCTTTTGAACCTGATTCAAGACCTCGGAGAAGGTTTTGAGCTCCTCATAGGTTTCGCCGGCATGCCCGGTGCGTTCCCAGCCTTTCCCGATGACGACGCCACCGAGCAGGGCGAGCGCGATCATCGGGGCGACCACCCAAGACTTCCGCCGAGGCTGCTGTTCCATAGTCTTCACATCCCTTCTTCCCGGCGTTGCCGAACCATCCGACTCAATCGGTTTTGGCAACGCCGATCTTATCGTTTTGCCAGCCAGTGGAGCGGATCGACCGGCTCGGCTCCCTCACGTAGCTCGAAGTATAATGTATTTTCTCCGATCATGCCCGTATCCCCCGTCTCTCCGATCGGTTGGCCTTCGACCACTTGCTCACCCGCTCTGGCCAAAATCTTGGACGCGTGTGCATACAGCGAAAAGAATCCGTTGGCGTGATCTAAGATTATAACGAGTCCGTATCCTTTCAACCAGTCGGCATACACCACGCTCCCGGCCATGACGGCATGAATCAAGCTCCCCTCTGTTGTTCGGATCTCAATACCTTTGCGCTGCACATAGGTGTTGAACGTCGGGTGCTTCTGCCGTCCGAAAAACGATACGACTTTTCCATCGGCCGGCCAGGGCAGTGTACCCCTGATCCCATGAGCCAATGATGAAGACGAAGGTGGGGGCATGGCTATGGCACGTCGGCGCGTTTCCAGATCATGCAACAAGCCATCCACGCGTGAGGCGGAACGCTCCAACTCCTCAACCGCACGATTGTAGGCGTCCTTTTCATGCGTGATCTTCGCGAGAAACACTTTCTTTTCCCGCTGAAGTACTCGAATGTCGGCCAGCTTCTTCTCGACATTGAGCTTGAAGGCGACCAATCCCGTTCTGGCCTCGGCGCGCTGACGTTCCGCCTGCTCCATCCGCTCCATATCGGCTCGGAACGTCTCCAACAGCTCGTAATCCTTGAGTGATACGGCGGAAAGGTACTGCCCACGGCGTTGAAAATCACTGTACGAGTTCGCCGTCAAGAGTGCCTTCACATGACCAAATCGACCTTCCATATACTGCACGCGGAGTCGCGCAAGGATGGCTTCACGCCGTGCGTCAATGCTGGCTCGCATCGACCCCAGCCGTTCCGTGATCTCTTCAATCTCCCGATCCTTCTGCCGCAGTCTCTTACCGATGTCCTGATGATCTTGGCGATGATGCACCAATCGTTCATCCAGAGTTTGGAGACCTTGCAACACTGACTCGCGTTTTTTTTCTGCTTCTTCGGCCCGTTTTCGCTTCTCCTCGATCTTGCCTTTCAGCGTTTCCAGTTTCCTTCTTTCCCGTTCGATTTTTTCTGAGATGGGATCATTGGCGGCATCCGCCACCGAGGCCAATCCTCCCATCACGAGACATCCGAGAAGGATAGGGCACAGGATTCTCATGCCCGACCTTCTCCCACACGAAGAAGCGAGACCACGCTCCCGGCAAAACCAAGCCCCATGCCCGCCAGAACCAACGCCAAGCACACTGAGAGGGGGAAGAAGGAGAGCATGCCTTCAATCCCGCTGAAACGGCCGGTCAACCGAATCTGCTGTCGAAACAGTTCAAACGCGAACTTAAGCATGCCCAATGAGAGTGCACTGCCACAGGCTCCTAGCACGGCTCCTTCAAGGAAATAAGGAATACGGATAAACGTCCGTGTGGCTCCAATGGAACGGAGGATTTCGATCTCTTCCCGTCTGGCCAACAGTGCGAGTCGGGTCGTATTGCCGATGATGGTCACCGCGGCCGCGGAGAGGAGGACACCCACCGCGATCGCCACCAGTTCGATATATCCGATCAATCCCGCCAGCATGCGGATCCATTCTTGATTATAGTCGACCTTGGCCACGCCTTCCATGATTTGCACTCGTTCGACCCAGCTTTTCATGGCATCCGGAGACCGAAAGTTCGGCGCAAGCGTCACCACAAACGAGGCGGGAAGCGGGTTCTCCCCGAGCCCTTCGAGTAAGTGCGATTCACTGGGGAATTGAGCTCGAAATTCGCCCAGCGCCTCTTCTTTTGAAATAAAGAGCACTTCGTCCACCATACGATCGAGCTTAAGTTTTCGCTCGAGCTCTTGCACTTTTTCAATGGAAAGTCGTTCCTCCAAATAGACCATGACCTTGACGTCTTCCTGGAGCGACCACGCCGCGTTCCGAAGATTGACATAGAGCAACAGAAAGATGCCGACACAGGCTAGGGTAAACGCCGTGGTGAGCACGGCGACGATCGTGGTCGTGCGGTTGGTCCGCATATTCGCCCATGCTTCGCGAACCAAGTAAAATAGCCGCCTCATACTCCGACCCCTTCTCCGATCCGCCGTTCCGACAACAACACACCGTGCATCAGGGTGACCACCCGCCGATTCGCCTGACTCAGAACATGCGGATCGTGCGTCGCCACGATCACGGTCGTCCCCCGGGTATTGATCAATTTGAACAACTCGATGATTTCCCTGGTGCGTTCCGGATCAAGATTGCCGGTCGGTTCGTCGGCTAGGAGCACCACCGGCCCATTGACGATCGCCCGCGCGATGCAGACTCGCTGCTGCTCTCCCGTTGAAAGGCTGTTCGGCAGTTGATCTTTTTTATGTTCGACATCGACGGCACGCAACGCCTCCGTCACCTTCCGACGAATATCTTTCTCGGATGCTCCTTGAACAATCAACGGGAGCGCCACATTGTCGAAGACCGACTTCTTCGGCAAGAGACGAAAGTCTTGAAACACCGCGCCGACCTTCCGTCGAAGAAAGGGAATCTCGGACGGTCTGAGCTTCGTCACATTCTTCCCATGGACGAAAATCTGCCCCTCGTCCGGTTGCTCTTCCCCGATCAACATGCGTAACAAAGTTGACTTCCCCGCTCCGCTCGCCCCCATGAGAAGGACGAAATCACCCTTCTCGATCTCCAGCGTGACATCGGACAGTGCGGCTTTCCGATCATGCCATTTGGACACATGGATGAGTTGAATGATCGCATCCATGGAATCCTCCTTTTCGAAGGACGGGGCCCTCAATATTCGGCGACTTCAAATGCGTTTTCGAGATGTTGGATCCGCCCTTGGTCCGAGGGACTCCCCTGAACCAATACCACATCAAATCGGCAAGCCTTCTCGGACCAATGTCGTTGTGCCAAATATTGAGCGGCCAGTCTCGCCAATCTGTCCCGCTTACGGTGGTCCACCGCGAATAGGGCCCCGCCAAAGGCTTCCGTGGCTCTGCCCTTCACTTCGACGAAGACCACGACACCATGGTCTTCCGCCACGAGGTCCAATTCTCCGAACGACGTCCGTACGTTGCGATCGAGAATTCGATAGCCCTTGGCCAGCAAGAACCGTTCGGCTTGCATTTCGCTGGCTTGACCGAACTGATGACGCGGATCGGACGTGGCCATGCGTCTACTGTGCAAACAATGTGGGGCTCATCCGCCTGGTGGATGTCCGCTCCGCTGCGATGATCACCGCTTGCACCGGCATGAATGTTCGGCGATGAATGGAGCATGGACCGTGGCGCGCCAATTGTTGGAGATGTCCGGTGGTGCCATATCCCTTATGCGATAGAAAATCATAGTCGGGGAACAGTTCATGATACTTCACCATAAGACGATCCCTTGTGACTTTGGCGATGATGGAAGCGGCTGCGATCGATAGGGAAAGAGCATCTCCCTTGATGATGGGCCGCGCCGAAATCCTGATTCCGGGAAGACTCACGGCATCAATGAGGAGATAATCAGGGGAAGGAACCAGCTGGTCGATCGCTCGACGCATCGCTAGACGAGAGGCCTCGAGGATATTCAGGCGATCAATCTCGGCGACGTCCGCCGACCCGATTCCGATCCCCGTGGCTTGGTCCAGAATCGCGGTATACAACCGCTCTCGCTCCTCCTCAGAGAGTTGTTTCGAATCGTTGACTCCCGAAAGCCGACATCGGCGCGGAAGGACAACGGCAGCGGCAACCACCGGACCGGCCAAAGGGCCGCGTCCCGCTTCGTCGATACCGGCAATGCGGCGGTACCCACACCGTCGGGCTTCCCGCTCGAAGTCTTCGGTGGGCCCCATCAACGTTCCCTCACCGCTTCCGTGAGTGTCTTGCCGTGCGTGATGGAACAATTCAGCGTAGAAGTCTAGGTTGTCACGGTCTCTTCTTCCGAGGCAGTGGATTGCGCAGCTTGTTTGCTGTCGCCGACAAACTCGCGTTCCTCGACCTTCGCGAACCTCCCCTTCTTCCCGCGCAGATAGTACAGCTTCGCGCGTCGAACGCGGCCCTGTCGGACCACATCCACCTTGGAAACGATCGGAGAATGCACCGGGAAAATCCGTTCGACTCCGACCCCGTAGGAAATTTTTCGGACGGTAAACGTTTCCGTATTCAAGCTCCCCTTGCGGGCAATCACGGTTCCCTCGTACACCTGAATACGCTCTTTTTCGCCTTCAACGACTTTGACGTGGACCCTGACGGTATCTCCGATCTCAAAGCGCGGCATCGATTTCTTCGTCAACGACCGCTGAATTCGCTCCAACTGATTCATGATCTTAATCCTCCTCCCGGCATGATGTCGGGGCCGTCAAAAGGCCTTCGCTCATCAATTCATCCAACAACTGTTGATCTTCTTTCGTGAACACCCGATCTTTCAGAAGATCGGGGCGCCTCAAATAGGTACTGCACAGCGCCTGTTTTCGACGCCACAACCGAATTGCCTCATGATGGCCTGACAGTAACACGTCGGGCACACCGATTCCGCCGACTTCTGCCGGCCTCGTATATTGGGGGTACTCCAGCAACGAATCAGAAAACGACTCTTCGACGACAGAACTGGGGTCACCCAACACACCGGGAACGAGCCTCGCCGCGGCATCGATTAAGACGAGCGCCGGCAATTCCCCTCCGGTCAACACATAGTCTCCAAGTGAGACCTCCTCCGGAGCTAATGCCGCGCGGACACGCTCGTCTACCCCCTCATAGTGCCCGCACAGAATCACGATCCGGCGGCGTTCACCGGCCAACTGTCGCGCATAGTCTTGCGTAAAAGGCCGCCCCTGCGGGGTCGGAAACATGAGCCGAATGTCTTCACCGTTTGTTTGCGCGTCACTCCGAACCGCAGCCACCGCCACGAGGATCGGTTCGGCCTTCATGACCATGCCGGCCCCGCCTCCATACGGCGTATCATCGACCACCTTGTGGCGATCCGTCGTGAAGTCTCGCAAATTGTGCACCGCCACGGAGAGAAGCCCCTTGTCCTGACCACGTTTGAGCATGCTGTGAGCCAAGACCGGCCCGAACATGCCGGGGAACAATGTCAGCACATCGAACCGCAACATGCTAGCCATCCAATCCGTCGATCAACCGGACGACCATCGACCCAGCCGCCAGATCGACGGCCACCACCAGTTCTTTCGCGGCAGGAATCAAAATCTCTTTGGTTCCTTGTCGAACAACAAACAATTGATTTCCCGGCAAATCCCAAATCTCCTCCAGCGTACCTACAGGCTGCCCCTCTTCGGTGCGGACGGCAAGACCGACCAAATCGCATTCATAGAACTGTCCCTCCGGAAGCACCGGCACGGACCCGCGAATCGTCTGAATGAATCCGCCTCGCCAGCGACCCGCGTCCTCCGGAGTCGTTACATCCGTGAATCCGAGGATAAATCTCTCCCCGGCTCGTTTCACATGCGTGACACTGGTCTCCAACGTCTGTCCATTCCTTGCAAGGAGGCTCACGAACCTCAACCCCTCGAATCGACCCGGAACATCGGACAACGGTCGAACCTTGACTTCTCCTTTGACACCAAAGGGCCGCTCAATCAATCCCACCGTCACGGTTTCCGACTGTTCCCCCATCACGAGATCAAGACTTTGCCGATGCCTTTTTCTGCGCGGCTTTTTCAGCTTCAAACTGCTTCCAGACTCCTGCCCGGCGCAGCAACGTCCGCACGGTCACCGTAGGCTGAGCGCCGTGGCGAAGCCAGTTCAGAACACGTTCCTGCTTCAACTCTGGTACGCCGGCTTCTTTCAATGGGTCAAAAATTCCGAGAATCTCGAGGAACCGTCCGTCACGTGCTTTTCGTGAATCGGCGGCCACCACCCGATACATCGGTCGTTTGTGTCTTCCTGTCCGAGCTAATCTCAAATGTACAGCCACAACGGTCCTCCTTTATGCTGAATGCGCACTCTCTGTCATGATCGCTACCGAGATCGCATGAGTTGGGCCAGCTGACGACGCCCTCCCGCACCGGTCATTGCCTTGGCCAACTTCTTGGCGGACAAAAACTGCTTGATGAGACGATTCACATCCTGCACCGTCGTCCCGCTGCCGCGAGCGATCCGTTTCTTCCGGCTTCCGTTGATGATCGTATGATCGCGGCGTTCCCGCGGGGTCATCGAGTCGATCACGGCGATGACACGGCCGATCTCTCGTTCCGGCTTGTCACCCTCGATGGCATGCTTCAGTTTTTGCCCGCCTGGAAGCATGCCAAGAATTTGCTCCAACGAGCCCATGCGGTTCATCTGGCCGAGCTGAGTCCGAAAATCTTCCAAGGTGAAGGTATTGCTCGTGAGCCGTTTCTGAGCCTCCTCCGCCTGCTCCCGCGAGATACTGGCTTGGGCTTTCTCAATGAGCGACAGGACGTCGCCCATCCCAAGAATACGGGAGGCCATCCGATCCGGATGAAACGGTTCCAATGCATCCAGCTTTTCCCCGACACCCAGAAACTTAACGGGCTTGCCGGTCGCGGCTCGAATCGACAAGACCGCCCCTCCGCGCGCGTCTCCTTCGACCTTGGTCAGAATAATACCCGTCAACCCGACCTTCTGATCAAACTGGCCTGCCATGGTCACTGCATCCTGCCCGGTCATGGCATCGGCCACCAACAGGACTTCGTGAGGAGACACGGCTGTCTTCACGGCGACGAGTTCGTCCATGAGCTCGTCGTCGATATGCAACCGGCCACCGGTATCCAGGATGATAAGATCGAACCCCTGCTCGCGTCCCCGGTCGACCCCCGCACGACACATGCGCACGACCTCCGCTTGGGAAGCCTGAATGTGATCTTCCCGGTGCACGTCCACTCCGAGATCCCGCCCAAGAGCACACAGCTGTTCACCGGCCGCAGGACGACGCGGGTCGGCCGCAACCAAGAGGACCCGCTTACCTTGATTCTTAAACAGGCGGGCCAGCTTGCCACTGGCCGTGGTTTTTCCCGCTCCTTGCAAACCGACCATCATCAGGATGGTCGGGGGGGAAGAGCTCAAGGCTAGTCCTGACCGCTCGTGCCCCATCATCGCCCGGAGTTCATCCCAGACGACTTTGACCACCTGATGTCCGGGAGTCAGGCTTTGCAGCACTTCCTGCCCAACGGCTTTTTGACGGACGCGATCGACGAA containing:
- a CDS encoding proteasome ATPase, with product MIHKNDEHAREVDKLRVQIQSMEEEIRRLYQSRHQLDQANKQNEKLVATLQEAKAQIEALRTEVEKLTAPPSAYAIFSSMNADGTGNVYVSGRKMKVSLHPAIKRDALRKGQEVVLNEALNVIEVKDFDHQGEVVRLKDVLEGGRALVTLHFDEEKVAELGDPLLAERLSVGDHLLYDPRSGYVIEKLPKSEAEELVLEEVPDVDYEHIGGLQKELEQVRDAVELPFLHPHVFSQYKLSAPKGVLLYGPPGCGKTLIAKAVANSIAKKLGHRTGKEIRSYFLHVKGPELLNKYVGESERQVREVFKKAKERAEDGHPVIVFFDEMDALFRTRGTGISSDIESTIVPQFLSEIDGVERLRNVIVIGASNRQDLIDPAVLRAGRLDVKVKVGRPDATAARDIFSKYISTDLPFAAEDLERHGGDRQALVDRLTTLTVETMYAATEENKFIEVTYANGEKEILYFRDFASGALIEGIVSRAKKFAVKRVIAQEGEGLRSDDLIRAIREEFKEHEDLPNTTNPDDWAKVAGKKGEKIIHIRTISGGPAEHRQIETVSTGHYL
- a CDS encoding thiazole synthase — translated: MTDDRLMIAGREFKSRLWVGTGKYKDFVETQKAIEASGADVVTVAVRRVNITDRSKDNLLDYIDPKKYTILPNTAGCYTVEDAVRYSRLARAAGVSDLVKLEVLGDERTLFPDTAGLIEAAKILIKEGFIVLPYTNDDPIVAKRLVDIGCPAVMPLAAPIGSGLGIRNPYNLKIIMETVKVPIIVDAGVGTASDAALAMEYGADAVLMNTAIAGAQHPLAMAEAMKYAVHAGRLAYKAGRIPRKLYATASSPIEGML
- a CDS encoding thiamine biosynthesis protein ThiS gives rise to the protein MEIHVNGQARTWRCGATVADLLADLDIRAERVAVELNLEILDRAIFGQRQLKNGDRVEILGFIGGGAC
- a CDS encoding histidinol-phosphatase; protein product: MANLLSSQRANPYRVRAYRRAAEALLALEEDVAAVAERQELEEIDGIGTDLTKKIHEFLETGTLRAYEELRTPLPPGVRSWATLPGLSESLVAYLYFRLGIQTLSDLDQLIRSHLLRTLPGFSGSEEHLLQAVRQQMRDHQP
- a CDS encoding peptidase S41; the encoded protein is MEQQPRRKSWVVAPMIALALLGGVVIGKGWERTGHAGETYEELKTFSEVLNQVQKHYVDETKPKDLIQGAIRGMLSTLDPHSAYMTPEMYKEMQVETRGEFGGVGIQIGVKDNRLAVIAPIEGTPAHRAGIKAGDFIIKVNDDPTKDLTLMDAVQKMRGPKGSKVNLTVQREGTLEPLVFTLVRDTIKIESVKSKIIDNLGYVRLTQFQEATGRDLSKAIKQFREQKVQGTILDLRNNPGGLLTAAVDVSEQFLPSGKLVVYTKSREGKKDEWFAKSKDQLEDLPVIILVNEGSASASEIVAGALQDWGRAVVVGTTSFGKGSVQTILALGDGSGLRLTTAKYYTPKGRSIQSTGITPDIVVKLSAPVLAKAPDGKPTEKDTTAKAPTGKESPPQTNGKSPEEAGPKNGTTPPSLPSEPGGELSLEQDVQLQKAVELLKSWKIFKELKSS
- a CDS encoding cell division ATP-binding protein FtsE (ATP-binding protein of an ATP-binding cassette transporter; when bound to FtsX, FtsEX localizes to the cell division site and plays a role in the assembly or stability of the septal ring under low-salt growth conditions), encoding MIQLIHVSKWHDRKAALSDVTLEIEKGDFVLLMGASGAGKSTLLRMLIGEEQPDEGQIFVHGKNVTKLRPSEIPFLRRKVGAVFQDFRLLPKKSVFDNVALPLIVQGASEKDIRRKVTEALRAVDVEHKKDQLPNSLSTGEQQRVCIARAIVNGPVVLLADEPTGNLDPERTREIIELFKLINTRGTTVIVATHDPHVLSQANRRVVTLMHGVLLSERRIGEGVGV
- a CDS encoding ribonuclease HII (cleaves the the RNA-DNA junction of a RNA-DNA/DNA heteroduplex; does not have RNase H activity), yielding MGPTEDFEREARRCGYRRIAGIDEAGRGPLAGPVVAAAVVLPRRCRLSGVNDSKQLSEEERERLYTAILDQATGIGIGSADVAEIDRLNILEASRLAMRRAIDQLVPSPDYLLIDAVSLPGIRISARPIIKGDALSLSIAAASIIAKVTRDRLMVKYHELFPDYDFLSHKGYGTTGHLQQLARHGPCSIHRRTFMPVQAVIIAAERTSTRRMSPTLFAQ
- a CDS encoding 50S ribosomal protein L19; translated protein: MNQLERIQRSLTKKSMPRFEIGDTVRVHVKVVEGEKERIQVYEGTVIARKGSLNTETFTVRKISYGVGVERIFPVHSPIVSKVDVVRQGRVRRAKLYYLRGKKGRFAKVEEREFVGDSKQAAQSTASEEETVTT
- a CDS encoding tRNA (guanosine(37)-N1)-methyltransferase TrmD; amino-acid sequence: MLRFDVLTLFPGMFGPVLAHSMLKRGQDKGLLSVAVHNLRDFTTDRHKVVDDTPYGGGAGMVMKAEPILVAVAAVRSDAQTNGEDIRLMFPTPQGRPFTQDYARQLAGERRRIVILCGHYEGVDERVRAALAPEEVSLGDYVLTGGELPALVLIDAAARLVPGVLGDPSSVVEESFSDSLLEYPQYTRPAEVGGIGVPDVLLSGHHEAIRLWRRKQALCSTYLRRPDLLKDRVFTKEDQQLLDELMSEGLLTAPTSCREED
- a CDS encoding 30S ribosomal protein S16; amino-acid sequence: MAVHLRLARTGRHKRPMYRVVAADSRKARDGRFLEILGIFDPLKEAGVPELKQERVLNWLRHGAQPTVTVRTLLRRAGVWKQFEAEKAAQKKASAKS
- a CDS encoding signal recognition particle protein — encoded protein: MLDALSDKFEKILKKLRGQGVLTEQNITDALKDVRLALLEADVNFKIVKEFVDRVRQKAVGQEVLQSLTPGHQVVKVVWDELRAMMGHERSGLALSSSPPTILMMVGLQGAGKTTASGKLARLFKNQGKRVLLVAADPRRPAAGEQLCALGRDLGVDVHREDHIQASQAEVVRMCRAGVDRGREQGFDLIILDTGGRLHIDDELMDELVAVKTAVSPHEVLLVADAMTGQDAVTMAGQFDQKVGLTGIILTKVEGDARGGAVLSIRAATGKPVKFLGVGEKLDALEPFHPDRMASRILGMGDVLSLIEKAQASISREQAEEAQKRLTSNTFTLEDFRTQLGQMNRMGSLEQILGMLPGGQKLKHAIEGDKPEREIGRVIAVIDSMTPRERRDHTIINGSRKKRIARGSGTTVQDVNRLIKQFLSAKKLAKAMTGAGGRRQLAQLMRSR